The segment GGGGCAGCGGGCGGGATAGGGGCCATATTCAAGGCGCCCCTGGGCGCAGCCCTTTTTGCCGCCGAGGTCCTTTACAGCAGCGCCGATTTCGAATTCGAGGCGATCATCCCCTGCATCCTGTCCTCTGTTGTGGGGTTCATGGTCTTCACGCTCTACGACGGGACGGCGACGATCTTTCAGATCCCCGCCTTCGCGCTGGCAACCCCCGGGCAGTTGCCGTTCTATGCCGGACTGGGGCTCCTGTGCGCCTTTGTGGGGTATCTCTACGTCAATACGTTCTACGGCACGAGAGACCGGTTCTTCAGGCGCCTTGAAATGCCGAAGTGGCTGAAGCCCGCCCTGGGGGGGCTCATGCTCGGCGTGCTCGCTTTCTTCCTGCCGGGCGTGCTCGCGGGAGGCTATCAATGGGTCCAGTCGGCCATCGACGGGCAGCTTGCCCTTGGACTGATGGCCGCCCTCGTGTTTGGCAAGATCGCGGCCACCACTCTCACCATCAGTTCCGGGGGGAGCGGTGGCGTCTTCGCCCCGTCCCTTTTCATCGGTTCCATGCTCGGAGGTTTTTACGGGAATCTCTGCGGAAGGATATTCCCGGAGATCGTGACCCAACCGGCAGCCTTTGTCCTCGTCGGCATGGGGGGCTTCTTCGCCGGGGTGGCGAAAACCCCCATTGCGGCGCTCATAATGGTCGCCGAGATGACGGGAGGCTACAGCCTCATTCTCCCCATGATGATCGTTTCCGCCCTCGCGTACCTTCTTCTCGGGAAGACGACCCTCTACGAGAAGCAGGTGATGACGCGCGTCGATTCACCCGCTCACGTGGGGGATTACTCCGTGGACATCATGGACCACCTCCTGGTGCGGGACGCGGTGGTGCCGGGCAGAAAGGTCGAGACCATCCCCGAAGAGATGGGTTTCGAGGACATGGTCGATCTCATGGGGGATTCCTATCAGCAGGATTTCCCCGTGGTGGACAGGAACGGCAATCTTTCGGGGATCATATCCATGACCGATCTTCGCACGGCCATGGCGGACACCTCCCTCCACCGCCTCCTGGTGGCGCGGGACATAGCCGTGACGGGGGTGACGGCGATTACCCCGGAGGACTCCCTGAACACGGCCCTGCAGCTCATGGCTGACATGGATGTCCGGGAGCTTCCCGTGGTGGAGAGGGAAAACCCGGGCAAGATCGTGTCAATGGTCAGCAGAAGGGACATCACCCGTGCGTACCACAACGAAATGGAACGAAGAAGCACCCGCAGGGCATAAGGGGCAGGGGATGCGGCCCGGGTTTGCGAGGGGGGCAGACGAATGTTACCGGGGCCCCTTCTTTTCTTGAGCTCCTGAACTCTGAAACTCTTGAACCGTCTTTTCATCTTTGACGATCTCTATTTCATTCGATATGGTCGATGTCGGCATCTGTTCGAAAGGTCTCTGGCAGAAATCGAAGCGGACCCTGTATCGGCCCGGTGCCAGGCCCGCGGGGAGGGTTGCGTGGATGGATCGCGACGCGTTCCGGTCCTTTATCATAACGCACTCTTCCCCGTCCCGCCCTTCGACCGTCAGCGCCGTCGTGCCGTTCTTCCCGTCACCGTCCTTGAGCAGCCCGGCGGTCTTCCGGACCCCGAAGGCGAGATCACTCAATGATGTGAGGAAGAAGCGGACCCTTTCCCCCTGCCTGTAGCGGTCGTATTCCGCCGAGAGATAGAGCTTGCGGTTGAATTCGCTCTCCTTTGTGCCCGTCTTCGACGTCGCCGCTTCCCAGAAGCGGGGCCTTCCGGAATCGAAATGGATGTATTTGCCTCCATAATGACCGACGCCGCAGCAGTTTTCCCTGCGGATCATCTCCCAGAGGACCTTGCCGTCAACCCCGTCCAGGTAGAAGTCAAGCGCCATGCCGTCCATGTGGGTGCTCGTCCTCGCCACGTTGCCGCCGGACTTCTTCAATTTCAGGTTATAGGCGGGGCTTCTGTACCCGGAAATGAGGTGGATCGTCTCGCCCGGGGCGATCCTGTCGGTGAAATAGTCGAGCAGGACGAGAAGTCTCAGGGAAATATGCTCTCCCCTCCGGCTGCCGGCAAAACCGAAGACCCTGTCGATGGCATCGAGAGCGTTTTCATTGAACCCGCCATCGGCATCAAAAAGGTTCACCGTCGCCTCCCGCCCGTTGTGCTCGTTCCGTATGCTCATCTTTCCGTCCCCCATCCGGAAGAAGCGGACAGGGTCGGACGATGACATACCCGGGCAGGGGAAGAGTATGAGCAATGAAACGGCGATCAACAGAGACCGGTTCAACAGTGAAAGGCGCGAAGCTGCCATGTCGGACAAAATCATGGAGAATTATAATAGGTTACCAGGGGATATGCAACCCAAAGGCTGTTCAAGGGATAACAAATGTTCCAGGTTCCCGGTTCCAGGTTCCAGGTTTCACGGAACAGACAGTTGCGGGTTCCGGTTGCGTAGTGCGAGTCAAAGCCAAAAGAGTGCAGTTCTGACCCGATCGGTTGCACTGGTCAATAATTGTGTTGACAGGCGCCCGGTACGGAGTTTGTCTTTTTCCTGGAACCTGAAACGTGGAACCTGGAACCGCTTTCCGGTTTTGCCTCTTGCAATAAGTCGGCAATTCATGGACAATGGAGAGAAATCTGGGGCATGAGCAGGGTTCCCGAAGATTCATTTGCCTGCCAGGGAACATCTCAGTCCCAAGACACCCTGGAAGGAGTGCCCGAATATGAGAAAGAGATACATCATCCTTGTCGTTCTTGCGTTTCTCGTGTGCCTTGCCCCGGCGGTTCGGTCTGCGGATGAAAAGGTACAGGACGCTTCCTTCTGGAGGACTGAAGGCGACAAGTATGTCCAGATGCGGGAATACGACAAAGCGGTCGAATGCTATAAGAAGTCCCATGCTATGGACCCCCTGCATGCCCGGACCGTTTTTCGCATAGCGTTCTCCTATGATGCGCAGGGAAAATTCGGTGAGTCCCCGCCTTATCTTGACAAGGCGCTGGAACTTGTCAAGTCGGGGAAGGACAGTTCAAAGCTTCCCATCGGCGACATTTACGCGGAGAAAGGCTACATATTGACATTGACGGGAAAGTACAGGGACGCCTTGCCTGTCTACGACCTTGCCATCGAGAGCGATCCGAAATGGTCCTATCCGGTATTCTGGAAA is part of the Syntrophorhabdus sp. genome and harbors:
- a CDS encoding tetratricopeptide repeat protein yields the protein MRKRYIILVVLAFLVCLAPAVRSADEKVQDASFWRTEGDKYVQMREYDKAVECYKKSHAMDPLHARTVFRIAFSYDAQGKFGESPPYLDKALELVKSGKDSSKLPIGDIYAEKGYILTLTGKYRDALPVYDLAIESDPKWSYPVFWKAYAHFKLNDYGKALELCNKVLQMEPNHKDALKLKGMIEQQQPAPPSSPKK
- a CDS encoding chloride channel protein, coding for MPMIVRIPEPFTPRRIKRIWTGTLLGIAVGIVSGLGGIVFNWAIKTGTNFFTHDLVLYLTPGRLPDLTFLGFPFSRWMMLWIPALGGLISGFIVFRFAPEAEGHGTDAMIDSFHRKKGFVRKRVPAIKTVASAITIASGGSAGKEGPIAQIGSGFGSILASFLKLSDRERRILLLAGAAGGIGAIFKAPLGAALFAAEVLYSSADFEFEAIIPCILSSVVGFMVFTLYDGTATIFQIPAFALATPGQLPFYAGLGLLCAFVGYLYVNTFYGTRDRFFRRLEMPKWLKPALGGLMLGVLAFFLPGVLAGGYQWVQSAIDGQLALGLMAALVFGKIAATTLTISSGGSGGVFAPSLFIGSMLGGFYGNLCGRIFPEIVTQPAAFVLVGMGGFFAGVAKTPIAALIMVAEMTGGYSLILPMMIVSALAYLLLGKTTLYEKQVMTRVDSPAHVGDYSVDIMDHLLVRDAVVPGRKVETIPEEMGFEDMVDLMGDSYQQDFPVVDRNGNLSGIISMTDLRTAMADTSLHRLLVARDIAVTGVTAITPEDSLNTALQLMADMDVRELPVVERENPGKIVSMVSRRDITRAYHNEMERRSTRRA
- a CDS encoding DUF882 domain-containing protein yields the protein MSIRNEHNGREATVNLFDADGGFNENALDAIDRVFGFAGSRRGEHISLRLLVLLDYFTDRIAPGETIHLISGYRSPAYNLKLKKSGGNVARTSTHMDGMALDFYLDGVDGKVLWEMIRRENCCGVGHYGGKYIHFDSGRPRFWEAATSKTGTKESEFNRKLYLSAEYDRYRQGERVRFFLTSLSDLAFGVRKTAGLLKDGDGKNGTTALTVEGRDGEECVMIKDRNASRSIHATLPAGLAPGRYRVRFDFCQRPFEQMPTSTISNEIEIVKDEKTVQEFQSSGAQEKKGPR